CACTGTATTTATTCACAAACTTTAGATTTAATTCTACTCTTCCTGTTCACCCATCTGCAGTGGCTGCCAGCCAGTTCCACCTACGTAGTTATCAGGCAATGAAATCAACTTATTAGGCTAGGGATGCATAAGCTGAGGCTTAAGGGCTAAGTTGGGTGCATAGCCTGTGATCTTTCAGCTATTGCTGAACTGCAGTTCTTTCATCCTTTGTTACTGTCCACACACTGATTGAGACTGTTGAGAGTTGTAATTCAGCAGTATATACATGATCGGAAATAGTGCAGCCGTGCCAAAATCTTTGGCTGCTGCTGCCAAATTTGCTCCAAATCTGCCAATCACCAACTTGTAAGTTTTAAAAGGATAGAATGGAGAAATTAAGTACCTTGGAATTAATCGGTTCTTAATCTTAGTTAAACGTTAATTAAGTTAAATGTGTTTATCCCAACCCATTCATTTTGGGGATAACAACCCACAGCACTCTGAAAAGTCTTGAGTTAGTTGTCTCTACTTGAATCTATAAATACAGCTTGCAAATTGTAATTCTTATCTACATGTATCAAGTGATCCATAAAGCAGCATGTGTGAATTTAGCCACGGTCAAGGAATTAAGTTTTATAATGATAAATCCATGGAGTTCTAGTAATCCATTTGTTTAATAAGTAATTCACCATGAGcaaatagagaaataaaataacTTGAATCATTTTCCTTGAGATAACTCACTACATGCAACAATCTCAAAATTTTCAATAgtattgttttgtctttttagGTTATAATCCAATATAAGATATAATTTTAGGACATTAAaggtggaaaatggaaggaatTCTGTTAAGCTCAGATTTCCTTTATAAATGATGCAACTGAGTATGAGAGACTAGATGCTAATatagaattaaaagaaaatttaaatacaAACTGAAGAGTTGTAAGCATCACTATAGGATAATGTCTATTTGCAGAATTTCCCTTCTTCAGACTGAACGGATGGCTTTTGCCAACCGAGACCCTTCAAATTCGTGTTAATTATAAGTGAAGCAAAAAGGGGAAGAAAGTTTGTCGTGCCCTCCTCaagtagtttttaaaattatttttcctttgtagcttttcttttttttttttggaatttttttagcaatagcaatagcagttagacttatataccgcttcatagggctttcagccctctctaaacggtttacagagtcagcatatcacccccacagtctgggtcctcatttcacccacctcggaaggatggaaggctgagtcaacctttttaattgttttaattaaacaaaaacacacaaaaaaagaatcatccttcgttgcatcttgtagaaagcgtattgaTGGGTTACAAAcacattccgtgcgtttcttccacaatccttacatatatttcattcaaattGAGTTGTACATATTAAATCGAAAAAGAAAGATTTATGTAGCTTTTCTTGATTTCTACACTTGTACATTGTACCGCAACGTATCCTAAACTCACCTTATggtttttcctccccccctcccctttaataTCTAATAGGGATTGGGAAGAATGTCATTTGTGATAGAACAGCCACTCCGCTGGATGCCTTTCGGATGATGACAGCTGCCCATTATTATCCCAAGCTTATGAGCATCATGGGCAACGTTCTCCGTTTCCTGCCTGCCTTTGTGAAGATGAAGCAGCTGATCCAAGAGGGATATGTGGGAGAACTGCTTGTGTGCGAGGTGCAGGTTCACAGTGGAAGCCTTCTGGGGAAGAAGTACAACTGGAGCTGCGATGATCTGATGGGAGGTGGAGGGTTGCATTCTGTAGGCACCTACATCATTGATCTCCTGACGTTCCTCACCAGTCAGAAAGCAGTGAAAGTTCATGGACTTCTTAAGACCTTTGTGAAACAGACCGACCACATTAAGGGAATACGGCAAATTACGAGTGACGACTTCTGTACATTTCAAATGGTCTTGGAAGGTGGCGTGTGCTGCACTGTTACCCTTAATTTCAACATGCCGGGAGAATTTAAACAAGATATTGTTGTGATTGGATCAAACGGGCGGCTAATTGCGGTCGGCACTGATTTGTATGGACAAAGCAACAACTCTCCACAGAAGGAGCTCCTCTTGAAGGATTCTGCCCCAGTCAGCAATGCCTTGTTACCTGAGAAGGCCTTCAGTGACATCCCATCTCCGTACCTCCGGGGCACTATAAAGATGGTACAAGCAGTCAGGGAGGCATTTGAAGATCAAGACGACCGACGGACCTGGGACGGACGGCCACTCACAATGGCTGCAACTTTTGATGATTGCCTCTATGCTTTGTGTGTGGTGGATACCATTAAGAGATCCAACCAGTTGGGTGAATGGCAGAACATTGTGATTATGACCGAAGAACCAGAACTGAGTCCTGCTTACTTGATCAGTGAGGCCATGCGACGGAGCAGGATGTCTCTGTACTGCTAGATTTTTGTCTTGACTCggggtggggaaaaaaaggaagtgaaTCGAATCAGCTTTTCCCTGACAGAAATATGACTATACACATCAGGCCTGGAAAAGGGAAGCAGTTTAAAGGAACAATATTTGTTGCTAAAGCCACATTGCCTAGTTGGTGCTGAAATAGTAGATGCGTTTGAAATGCCCTCGTAGAACCTGCAGATCCTTATGGAGGAAAAATGTGTGTTAGCTTTTTACCAAATAATAGGAAGGTAAAATGTAATCAGTTTGCAATCTGTTGGGGCACAGCTGATTCAATTGTgtttactgtttttttaaaaaaaggttcaggAAGGTCTAGTTGGGTGTTACAGGA
The sequence above is a segment of the Thamnophis elegans isolate rThaEle1 unplaced genomic scaffold, rThaEle1.pri scaffold_76_arrow_ctg1, whole genome shotgun sequence genome. Coding sequences within it:
- the LOC116523643 gene encoding glucose-fructose oxidoreductase domain-containing protein 1 codes for the protein MMTAAHYYPKLMSIMGNVLRFLPAFVKMKQLIQEGYVGELLVCEVQVHSGSLLGKKYNWSCDDLMGGGGLHSVGTYIIDLLTFLTSQKAVKVHGLLKTFVKQTDHIKGIRQITSDDFCTFQMVLEGGVCCTVTLNFNMPGEFKQDIVVIGSNGRLIAVGTDLYGQSNNSPQKELLLKDSAPVSNALLPEKAFSDIPSPYLRGTIKMVQAVREAFEDQDDRRTWDGRPLTMAATFDDCLYALCVVDTIKRSNQLGEWQNIVIMTEEPELSPAYLISEAMRRSRMSLYC